Within the Dialister hominis genome, the region CTCATTCACTGCTGTAAGAAATTGCTAAGTATCGTTCCGCCCTTTGGCGTCAATATGGATTCCGGATGAAACTGGACGCCGTAGACTTTTCTTTTGCTGTCTTCGACGGCCATCACCTCGCCGTCATCGGAAACGGCTGTCACCGTGAGGTCTCCCGCAATCGTTTCCGGGTCGATCGCAAGAGAGTGGTATCTGGCCCCTTCGAAGGATGTCCCGAGCCCTTCAAAGAGCGGCGTTTCTTTGATGACTTCTATGTCTGAGGATTTCCCGTGAAGGATTTCCCGAGCGCTTATGACCTTTGCCCCGTAGACTTCGCCGATCGCCTGATGGCCTAGGCAGACGCCTAATATCGGGATTTTTCCCCTGAGCTTTTCAATCACTTCTTCGTAGACGCCTGCATTTTCCGGCCGCCCCGTTCCCGGTGAAAGGATGATGTGGGAAGGATTGAGATTTTCTATTTCCTTCACGGTGAGCTCGTCGCTCCGGATGACTTTGATGTCCGAAGAAAGGCTTCCTACGAGCTGGTAGAGGTTGAAGGAAAAGCTGTCGTAATGGTCAATGAGTAAAATCATAATCCCCCGCCTCCTGTCCTTTCCTGACTGCTTCAATCATGGCTTCTGCCTTGTTCCTTGTTTCCCTGTATTCGCTCTTCGGAACGCTGTCCTTGACGATGCCTGCGCCGGCTCTCACGAATACCCGTCCCCCTTTGGCGGCTGCCATGCGGATGCCGATGCACATGTCCATATTTCCT harbors:
- a CDS encoding anthranilate synthase component II; translated protein: MILLIDHYDSFSFNLYQLVGSLSSDIKVIRSDELTVKEIENLNPSHIILSPGTGRPENAGVYEEVIEKLRGKIPILGVCLGHQAIGEVYGAKVISAREILHGKSSDIEVIKETPLFEGLGTSFEGARYHSLAIDPETIAGDLTVTAVSDDGEVMAVEDSKRKVYGVQFHPESILTPKGGTILSNFLQQ